In Gossypium hirsutum isolate 1008001.06 chromosome D01, Gossypium_hirsutum_v2.1, whole genome shotgun sequence, the genomic window CATCTAGTGCTCGGAACTCAGTAAGCTCACCAATCATTGCCCGGAATTCATCATATGGCCGCTCACCATATTCACGCAGGCTGTCTGACTTCTCTACTTCGGATTTTAGCCTTTCCCTTGAGGGATACCACCCTAATTACCGAATGGAAAAGCTTGATTTCAAGGAGCAGGCGGGTTCCTTCTGGCGTCTTGTGAAAATGAATTCACCCGAATGGATTTATGCTTTATTTGGTTCTATAGGATCCATTGTTTGCGGCTCCCTTAGCGCTTTCTTTGCTTATGTGCTGAGTGCTGTTCTCAGTGTCTACTACAACCCAGACCATGCTTACATGATTCGAGAAATCGGGAAATACTGCTATCTGTTAATTGGACTTTCATCGGCTGCACTTCTCTTCAACACACTACAGCATTCTTTTTGGGATATTGTGGGAGAAAATCTCACGAAACGAGTGCGAGAGAAGATGCTGACTGCAGTGCTGAAAAATGAAATGGCATGGTTCGATCAGGAGGAAAACGAGAGTGCTAGGATTGCTGCAAGGTTAGCTCTTGATGCGAACAATGTACGATCAGCTATTGGAGACCGGATTTCAGTTATCGTGCAGAACACGGCACTCATGCTTGTTGCTTGCACTGCTGGTTTTGTTTTGCAGTGGCGTCTTGCCCTTGTCCTCATTGCAGTCTTCCCTGTGGTTGTAGCAGCCACCGTTTTGCAGGTTTGTTTCTAAATCCAACTAAAAACTGATTAAAAACCGATCAATTACCTCACAATCGACTgtatttcttggaattttcgacAGAAAATGTTTATGAAAGGTTTCTCAGGAGATTTAGAAGCTGCTCATGCCAAGGCCACTCAACTAGCTGGAGAGGCCATTGCCAATGTAAGAACTGTTGCTGCATTCAATTCCGAGAACAAAATCGTCCGCCTTTTCTCCTCAAACCTTCAAACTCCATTGAAACACTGCTTTTGGAAAGGACAAATTGCAGGAAGCGGGTTTGGGGTAGCTCAGTTTGCACTATACGCTTCTTATGCACTTGGCCTTTGGTATGCTTCATGGCTTGTGAAGCATGGGATCTCTGATTTTTCCAAAACAATCCGAGTCTTTATGGTTCTTATGGTCTCTGCCAATGGTGCAGCCGAAACATTGACCCTGGCTCCAGACTTCATCAAAGGAGGTCGAGCCATGCAATCAGTCTTTGAACTTCTTGACCGTAAAACTGAGATCGAGCCTGATGACCCTGATGCCACACAAGTTCCAGATCGGCTTCGTGGAGAAGTTGAACTAAAGCATGTAGACTTCTCTTACCCTTCACGTCCTGACATCCCAATTTTCCGGGACCTTAATCTCCGCGCCCGAGCCGGAAAAACCCTTGCCCTTGTTGGTCCAAGTGGATGTGGTAAAAGCTCGGTTATTGCACTTATACAAAGATTTTACGAGCCCTCATCTGGACGTGTTATGATAGATGGAAAAGACATAAGGAAATACAACCTCAAATCGCTGAGAAAACACATTTCAATCGTTCCACAAGAGCCTTGCCTCTTTGCTACCACTATTTACGAAAACATTGGCTACGGACATGAATCTGCAACCGAGGCCGAGATCATTGAGGCAGCTACACTAGCCAATGCCCACAAGTTCATATCCTCAATGCCCGACGGTTACAAAACGTTTGTTGGGGAGAGAGGGGTTCAACTTTCAGgaggccaaaaacagagaattGCCATCGCAAGGGCTCTAGTGAGGAAAGCAGAGCTTATGCTGCTCGATGAAGCAACCAGTGCCCTCGATGCTGAATCTGAGAGATCAGTCCAAGAGGCTCTACACCGTGCTTGCTCGGGTAAAACTACGATTGTGGTGGCTCATCGGTTATCAACAATCAGAAATGCTCATGTCATTGCAGTAATTGATGATGGGAAAGTTGCAGAGCAAGGATCCCATTCACATTTACTCAAAAACTATCCTGATGGATGTTATGCACGGATGATACAATTACAAAGGTTCACAAATAGCCAAGTTTTTGAAATGACCTCAGGCTCAAGCTCGTCAAAACAAAAGGAAGTCAATGAAAGAGAAGGTTAATGAAGAGAACAGTAGGGGGAAAAGGGGGCATGTACTATACCCTCTTCTAGATATTTTTTGGATGCTTACATTTTGATTTAATGTTTGGATATAGTGTTTAATATATGCTCATTATCTTCATGGatcttttttaaagaaatgataaTGACAAATGAAGTTCCTTTGAgattgattgaaatggattggttttCGGGTAAGTCAAGGCTCAAACCAATGGTTGTCTAAAAGCAGACCAGACATTGACTTAGCTGTCGCACCTTGTATGGAATTCAATCACTTTCACAAGTTTGATCACATGGATGTAATTCAAGGGGGATTGTCGACGAGGACCTTCAGAGGAATGACACATTTGGTACTTTAATCCAAGCTTTGAATGAATGGATTCATGGCAATTAGGGCATTTATCCCATGGATTAAAGATGACAAGCTGCATACATGCCAAGATTCTTAACCCTCCCACAAAAACTTGACAACTAAGGTATGTttaaattgaaaaacacttttctACGCAAATCatgattttaaataataataaaaattaataaacaagCAATTTTTTCAACCGAACTTTGATTTTAAATTGGGATTTTAAGTCAAGTTAAAAAgccaaaaaatttaaattttgaaaaataactttcaataaaattacttttttatccACTCATTAAATGTTCTACTCtataacatgtctaaaatagcTATTTTATCTTCTCATAAGCAATTATGGACAGTAATGGTAaacattatcaaaatttttaaaaacattttttgcAACATTTTTCAACCTCAATGGTAAACTGGCCTTAAGtctatttttgcccctaaacttagCAACAAAGTTCATTTTGGTCCCTgaacttataaaaatataaaagttcgATGACATGACACTTTAAGATTACGCTACACCATTGCTTGAAAAAAGTGGACTTAATGATGTGACATTATCTCAAAGTGCCACAtcattaaacttttacaattttccaAGTTCAAAGATCAAAATGAACTTAATTGACAAGTTCAAGTATCAAAGTAGACATAGTTGCTAAGTTCGAGGGCCAAAATTTGCATTAACCCTATCCtctaaaaggaaagaaatggaCCATGTTGCATTTTTTAACTTGGATATGCATCATAATTCACTACTACCCTCTTCCCTATTACATTTTTACTGTCTAACAATGAAGAAAGAACAAATGCATATAAGAACTTCTAAACTTGCTTAAATCCTAATAAGCTACACTTTCTAGTATATCCTTCTATTTAAGGTTCATAAGCATTCTTCAAGCAACAAAGAAATGGTAACCAAGTAAGAAATACTGCTAATGTCAAGCAGTTTTCATTGGATATTTTACAAACTGGCTCATTAACCTGATAAGGAAGAAACAAATAATACTCAATAAGACAGTAGGAGACCAATAAGTGAtctatcatcatcttcatcatatGATCCACCACATCGACCCCAACTGAAGACTTTAATATATGATaacacaaaagaaaaacaaatgaacTAAACCAATTACGCGGACAAGCATTAGCATACAGAagcaaaattgatttaaaagcaGTAACGCAACTGGTCTTCATGGAATGGAAGACCTCTCATGGCACCAGCCACCATGGATGGGAGCCAAAACATAAAAGTGGCTCACATTGACATTAATGCCAGTCCATTATCCGGCATACCCATCCCAGCAGCCAACTCAGCATCGAGTTGAGTATGTGGTGCAGGCCCCGACATTTGCTTTAAACTGCACCAAACAAAGATCATCTCAAACAAAACATTCTTTCATCTATGAAAAATAAGCTAAAGTACTAACTGCAAGGGTTAGTATCATGCAAGTCACTTATGCTAATTCCGTTAAATATGTAACTCGGCACGAAATCTCAAAGTTGACTTCGTTTAGAATTAGAACATAAGTAGCATATGCATGCCAAGTCATAATGTAATTTGATACCAAATTCAATGACTCATAATGTAAATAACCCAGAATTGCTCACCGTTTCTTGTGACGTTTCGTCTTGAAATGTTCATCCCTCACAGTCGAATTCGCAAAATATCGGctgaaattaatagaaaataacaatatatgtttaaattaacaAAACGAATTCTACCATATTAcagtttcaattttctttttcatttttgtagTAACAAAAACAATACATTAAtcgaattaataaaaattaaattcataaacAATTATATACTTACTCGCAGTGTAAGCAGTAATATTGTCCCATTCCAGGCAAATCCTCATCGCGAGGCAACGGCTTCTTCTCGGTATCACTCTTCTGCAGCTCATCATAAACGAGGTCGTCACGTGAATCGAGAAAACTCATCgtcaaggaaaagaaaatagaTTTAAGTGGAAAAACTTTGatcataaaataatgaaaatttaattcaatgaaactgaaaattttaaaaaaggataTCTTTGAGGAGGAATTTGTCACGGCGAGCTGTTTTGTGGGAAAATCTTCGCTTCTTTACTTTCCTGCTTGGACATTTTCCTCCCATTGTTTCCTTTAG contains:
- the LOC107905315 gene encoding ABC transporter B family member 1; this translates as MSKDSEEIKRIEQWKWSEMQGLELVSDPSLNPKIQTEEASSSSCSKLESDNNGGNEEKLQQEVPSIGFNELFRFADGLDYVLMGIGSLGALVHGCSLPIFLRFFADLVNSFGSNANNMDKMMQEVLKYAFYFLVVGAAIWASSWAEISCWMWTGERQTTKMRIKYLEAALNQDIQYFDTEVRTSDVVFAINTDAVMVQDAISEKLGNFIHYMATFVSGFVVGFTAVWQLALVTLGVVPLIAVIGAIHTITLAKLSAKTQEALSQGGNIVEQTIVQIRVVSAFVGESKALQAYSSALKVAQKIGYKTGFGKGMGLGATYFVVFCSYALLLWYGGYLVRHHYTNGGLAIATMFAVMIGGLGLGQSAPSMSAFAKAKVAAAKIFRIIDHKPGIDRDSESGLELESVTGLVELRNVDFAYPSRPDVKILNNVSLCVPSGKTIALVGSSGSGKSTVVSLIERFYDPTSGEVMLDGHDIKTLKLRWLRSQIGLVSQEPALFATTIKENILLGRPDANDIEIEEAARVANAHSFIVKLPDGFDTQVGERGLQLSGGQKQRIAIARAMLKNPAILLLDEATSALDSESEKLVQEALDRFMIGRTTLVIAHRLSTIRKADLVAVLQEGSVSEIGTHDELMAKGENGAYAKLIRMQEAAHETALNNARKSSARPSSARNSVSSPIIARNSSYGRSPYSRRLSDFSTSDFSLSLEGYHPNYRMEKLDFKEQAGSFWRLVKMNSPEWIYALFGSIGSIVCGSLSAFFAYVLSAVLSVYYNPDHAYMIREIGKYCYLLIGLSSAALLFNTLQHSFWDIVGENLTKRVREKMLTAVLKNEMAWFDQEENESARIAARLALDANNVRSAIGDRISVIVQNTALMLVACTAGFVLQWRLALVLIAVFPVVVAATVLQKMFMKGFSGDLEAAHAKATQLAGEAIANVRTVAAFNSENKIVRLFSSNLQTPLKHCFWKGQIAGSGFGVAQFALYASYALGLWYASWLVKHGISDFSKTIRVFMVLMVSANGAAETLTLAPDFIKGGRAMQSVFELLDRKTEIEPDDPDATQVPDRLRGEVELKHVDFSYPSRPDIPIFRDLNLRARAGKTLALVGPSGCGKSSVIALIQRFYEPSSGRVMIDGKDIRKYNLKSLRKHISIVPQEPCLFATTIYENIGYGHESATEAEIIEAATLANAHKFISSMPDGYKTFVGERGVQLSGGQKQRIAIARALVRKAELMLLDEATSALDAESERSVQEALHRACSGKTTIVVAHRLSTIRNAHVIAVIDDGKVAEQGSHSHLLKNYPDGCYARMIQLQRFTNSQVFEMTSGSSSSKQKEVNEREG
- the LOC107905316 gene encoding zinc finger protein 593, with protein sequence MGGKCPSRKVKKRRFSHKTARRDKFLLKGDDLVYDELQKSDTEKKPLPRDEDLPGMGQYYCLHCDRYFANSTVRDEHFKTKRHKKRLKQMSGPAPHTQLDAELAAGMGMPDNGLALMSM